The DNA sequence TTTTCTTTGATTTCTAATATTGAACCCTGTGATCAGTTCAGTTACTTATCAGCCTATATTCAGTTTCCTGCATCTAGTCAGATGATAgggaaaaaaatcattcaatctGAAATATCTACTGATGCATATAGGAATGCTATTGAGTTTGAGAAGAAGACACATGCTAGTAACCTTGAGCACAGACGGACTATGGataataatatgattattaTGGACCACGAGGTTGAAAAGTTACGTGCTGAGTTGGCCAATGAAGAAAAAAGGGCTAGGGCTGCGATGGCTGCTGATACAAAACCAAGTAATTTGACTTTCTTGGTCATTCATCTTATGTGCTTAATAGATACAACAGAAGTTTAACTTGAAAACTTAGTTAAACTTTGTTCTTAAGGGacctgtttgatttttttaaaaagaaaaacaattcatttaattaaaaagcacattttaaaaattatgatgaatATAAAACCTCAAAAAAATGGTTGTTTCACTGTTTTCTCACAAGTTAGAAAGTTTGAATCCATTTGTATAAGCTTTGAGACTGTTTTTAGGAtatagtgcattttttttatatatttatttttcagagattactttttttagttttaagaaaAACGCTTAAACacgttttttaattattcttaaacgCATCTTGTAAATCTATggagttgtttttacacagGTCCTGGATATCCTGCTAACTATGACAATCCTGAGATGGGATATGGAGGAACCACATGCCCTCCTGATTCTTATAGCACGCATCAGGTATGTATGACACTCTTACAAGTTGTATATGCCTTTTTATGAACGCAAATTTTCTGTTAATTCAATTCAAATGCATCAAAAAGACATAGAAGCaagttatatttgttttagttACATGTGTCAAATATTCCCTAAATTCCCAGCCCAACACACTAGAAGTAATTATGTTATCAATTTACATCAAGAGAACTCTTatggtgtgtttggtttagaggatgaaaatagattttttttttttaattaaagtagaGTGTAAAAGGTATAGGTcccaaaaaaaaagtacaaaatcTCTCTCCAATATTATTTCTCTCCTCTCTACCAAACACACCATTAAAGAGTCTTGAGTCTGCATCTGAAATATAACCAATCACACTATTCACTTAAACAATGGAGAAAAACTCTGCAATACTAATGATTCTTGAATGCGaacattcttttattaaattgaaaaataaaaaaagattgtaATATCTGAAATCTAAACTTctaaaaaacctatttttgagAACGGACAGTCATATCTAACTTTACAAATAGGTATTTGCGATTTGCCGCCAATTTGCTCATTTGACGTACTTCCTTAATATTTTACTatcatcttttatctttttcgttttctttttttaaagtcaTGTTATCTCTTGGAAGAAAAACTTGCTCTGCTAACTTGCCTGAGTACTCGACTGCTGAATGGATATGCATCCAAGTggatattttgttttcatatttgATAGTCTTCCCAATACATAACCTCATCTATAGAGGGAGGTTAGGAGGATAATAATAAATCTGCTAAACTTTTCAGATGCAAGCTGTGGTTGACACACATTCTCCACATGAAGCTGGAGCACCATTACATCATCCGAATGACCTGCAACATACACAAGTGCCTAGAAACTTATTCAATAATAGGGCATATAGTTTTGCTGATATATGAAAAtggttataaatttttaagCTTGTATACATTTTCAGGTAGTCTGCGCAGGTTCACTTTAATTCTTTCGTGAGACCTGTTCAAATTCCGAAGGCTAGTTTTTGTTTCGTAAAAGCGTAAAAAGTTTCTTAGATTCTGCACAGCTTATTCAAACAACACACAGACACAGTTTGACGAACAGGTCAAAAACATATACTGAAAGGTCTACCTAAACGAGCAACAATTCAAGTATCCAATATTTCGTTCCAAGGTGGCAATCATATAGCTGTTTTAAGAGTTATGAACATAAGAAATTGAACATAGTTTATGTCAAAGTGAAAGCAATACAGAGACCATCTTTTGACAATCAACATACACATAAACTAGTTTTTGATACTGAATCGAAAAAGAATGGTGTTAacactaaattaatttaaaaaaaactgaatttttgattttttttttttctttaaacaaaTGACTCAAATTTGGTTTAGAAATTTTGGACTTAATTCGCTACTGTTTCATCTTCATTATGTCGGTCAACACTACACAGAATGTGCCTTTTAAAGCTTGTTATCTAGTTGACGGATATATATGATGAAAAGGGAGAGGGAAAAAGAATGGCATATCACTACAAGAAAATCACGGATTAGCGACGGAGTGTTTCCTCGCTAATCTCTTGCAAATTCCTCACAAAGTTTGCAACAGAACAAATTCTTGCTATTTTTTAAAAGCTAATTAGAGGCGGAAATATTCCCACTCTAACCTGTCATCATCCTCACTAATCCCTTGCAAATTCACTCGCTAATTGTATCACCTCATGTAGTTACAGAATAAATTCAGCAAATATGGTTCAGGTCAGGTCCcaagagaaaaaagatatttGATCTAATGAAATGAGGTTTAGttgaattgaattaatttaaattaaatttattttaattaattcaacttgattcatttcaattaaatttagatttaattgaaatgtttgtttcaaacaatattattagatttttgagaatgtgaaaataaaaatatatatttccatATTTCTTagaagataataataaaaatttggatATCTCTCATTCCCAGATAAATGAGACTCCCGTAAAAGAAGGGCAAGAATATGAATCCCTATTTTGTGGGaatcatatttattatgtaaaaattatattatacacTTATTAATAATACCTATTATGGACTACCCACTGCTTGAATTGCTACATCTAAATAATACCTGCCATATTTTTTCCCACGTACTTCATATACCTATGTTTGGAATTGGCATTGGGGCCAATAACATATTAAGTTATGTACTGGATGTTTGTTTCAATTGTAAAATAACTGTTGATTGGAACATTTTGTGCTATGTTTGTAAAATATTCTACATACAATTTCCCTCAGATTTATTTGTTGCCATTTTTTAAAGAGTTATGCCAATTATGCTCGcatgtttttagttatttatgatTATGTGTGAGGTATATCTATTCTTTTCACCGGGTTATCCGTACGAGAAGcatacaaaaattgaaaaactttgGTTGTTTATATAAAATCTAATACCTTTAATACAGGGAtgacattttataattataacataTATTCTTGGAAAAAATGTGAACCCAACACatgttttgaatatttttgaGAATCATCAAAAAGATTCTCAACCAATTTTAACattaaccaaacatatttttttaattgttaatgtCGTTCCAGAAAATAACATTCTCAAAAAATGTAATAACATTTCCATGAAACAAACATCTCTAAGAGTTTGATAAAGTAAAAGTAATGGTTTGCTATGAGTTTCATATTAAGCAAAACAATAGATTTAATGCGGTATTAAGTTATGGGAATTTTCTACTTAATGAATcagtcttttaaatttgaatttgcatCTTGTGCTTAAGTCATAAGAATTGGTTCTTTCATATACAATACATTGAATATTGATGAGTCTTTTGGCGGGAAATTTAGAGTTGTAGATTGAAAAGGATAATTACTCGAATTTCATAAATGGTTAAAATAATGCGTCACAATATATATGTCTATATAAAAATGATACACAATAAAATTAAGCAACTTAAATGAATTTTTCCATCGAAATTgttctgttttaaaaaaatttaaacaaagtaCGTAAGAGGTTTTCACATATGATTAACATTTtctacttatatttatttttaatttttactatagaaattatattttatttatcataaaataattagtaATACACATATATTAGTGTATtacttattttatgaaaaaataagtcACAAAGCCTCTCGAGGAGGTTTGTTAGGTGATCATTGTGGGAAGTTGGTGGTGGGCTAATTTCTTAGCCAATATGGGAATTTGGGCAATAATGGTGGGTTTGAATAAGCTAATTGCTCACCAAAAGGGAACTAGATGCCTGAAGATTGAATCAGATTCTGAGGCAGCTCAGCATTGGGTCTAATCCTTGGTATGATGGGTGCCCCTACACTAACCCTACAAGGCAGCTGATCTGAATTGTGAACCATGTACAAATTACCCACACAGTTCGGATTATTAGTAGAGATGTTCATGTGTTTCCATTATACCTTGTAGCCTTCAGGAGAAATTATTAGATAGTCTAATATTATTACTGTGcatactaatttatatattgcTTTCTATGTAATGGAGTCCCTCACTCATTTCttttctaaagaaaaatatCTTGTCATCCGTATATTGGAGGATCGAGTGGTATTTTTAAATTGTCATTTTTCATATTGACTCCCAcaattaattctttttcttcctcttagCTTCTCTCATCCAACTACTCAAGCCCTTTGCCATCACCAAGAAAATAGATAGTGCAAGAAGGTCTTCCACGATTAAGGTActtagttttttaaaacttttcttAAATGTGTTTGATTTACCTTTCCTTttaaggagaaggaaaaaaaatcatatatatacatatacacacttttttattatgtttaatataataatatattttattaattcaactctaaattttttattatcttaaagGATAATTTATAAGCATTTGTCAAAGTGATAATTATTATtgactaatttattattattatttaaacaatgATAGCACTAAATTAAACTTTCGATTTATGCACGACTCAGTGTAAATCACTCTTGTCCCTtgctattaattatttttaatggcttatcataattatttattagtttattgGTATTAATATCACTATTATTATtcctattatttatattatatttttattttaaatagaaactcttctctattaatattttttcttttgttaaggtatttttttaatgaaagataaaaaaaagagaggaaaaaatgaAGGGAATTGAAGAGGTCAATTATTTCATTGTAATTATTCCCATTACATAACATGCGTATTTCATACTATTATTGATAGTTACATAACGTCGGATGGTAGGAGCACATGCATTATTATGCAATTACAAAGTCTAGAGGTGAGAGAAagtcagagagagagagagagagaaacttcGTAGAGATAAGATGGGATGCACTTCGCTGCTTAGAAGCCCCaagaaagaagaacaagaagtgCCCGATGCCAATTCTAACCAACCTTACACCTATGAAGATTTCAATATTTTGGACGAACTCGAAGGGGTCTTGAGCACCAAGGAAGAACAAGATTCTTCGTTGCCGCAACAAAAATCTTCTAGTAGTGAATTCCATTGGGATTTCATGGAATGGGAGGAGTTTCAACCCCCCAATATTGAAGAGGAAGGAGAAGATGAAAATGAAGGGAAAGAGAACAGGAGGAGCAAATGCCTCTTTGATGAGGAGGAGCAAGAGATGAAGattgaaaacaataataatattgttgGGTTTTGGGAAATGGATGATGAGAAGATGGTGGCTTTGAATTTGAACTTGAACTATCAAGAGGTTTTGGATGCATGGTCTGACCGAGGCTCTCTATGGGCTGATGATTGTTCTCTTTCATTCGCCACCAATAATGCCTACTATGTTAGTATTTACCATCCATTATTATTCTTCATTATCATAAGCTTTCTTCCTCTATCATATTTACTTTCATTACCTATGTTCATGCTTATTCAACTGCATGTTTACAATTAATTGGTCGTGGACTTGATCGTTTCTgctaaaaattaacattttgataaattaataagttgcaattctttaattcttttaatgtCCTATAACTATTAGTCTTGGTTTTAGTATTTGATATTTGAAATCATTTTTGGTAGAATCTTTACTATATATAGTGCTTGGAATTCTTTTGGGTACTCATAGTTTTACCTGATTTTAGTAATTAAGAGATATGATATTTGAAATAACTTTTTGGTAGAAAGCTTTACTATATATAGTGCTTGGCATTCTTTTATGTACTCATAGTTTTACTTGATTTTAGTTAAGAGGgtatatttatatttggatAACTCTAACGTTAGTTTTGTTAGCTAGAGtagatttaatttttactttcttatttctaattatatgaATGATATAACTGTGTTTAGATGGGAGAAGTGCCGGTATTGGAAGAAGAGAGAGCAAGAAGAGAAGCATGTGTTCTTAGGTACAAAGAGAAGCGCCAGAACAGGTTGTTCTCAAAGAAGATAAGATACCAAGTTCGGAAATTAAACGCTGATAAAAGACCAAGAATCAAGGtcacttttttaaattttcctgTTTCTTTTCGTCCCATTGGGTATGctcattttgttttctaatattGAAAGCAGCTTTTTCCGATATTTTTGTTTGTAGGGTCGCTTTGTGAAGAGACTCTGAAGTTGCTCGAGAAAGATCCCCCAAACCAAAAAATATCTCCCACAAATATCTAGGACCATTCCctgtacatttatttttaattaatttcaactcAAAAACATTCTTGTATTTATCCATTCAAATTATCCTTCTCTTCCTATAGAATTGGAaaggaaaaatacaaaatttctcTGCTCCAAATTTCAGGATAAAATTTTCATTCcgttttttcatttatttttttggaattttacgTGTCTTGAACTTTCTTATTAGGTCCACAGTTGTTATTATTAACTTcaggtttaatttttaatttggtctTTATATTTATCTGCATTTTACTATTTTGatcttatattaaaaattggaaattttaatctttaaacaAACAATGTAATGTATTTTGGTCCATGTCATTAACACAATTATTAATGTAGTTACCGATGTTGTTGTTAAGATTTTGATAATTTGGAAACTCAATTTGCTAGTTTAACAATTGCTGACAAAAATTTGTAGTAATATTATAGCGGCCAAAGTTAAAATCGAATTAGAAGACAACAATGACAAAGATCCAAATACATTAAACTTACTTGTTTAAGAACCAAGACTTATAAATTTTACACATaaagtcaaaataataaatatgaacacattaataattaagccCTTAACTTCTTTGTTCGTTGTTTTTCTTCTGTCTTTCCCGTTTGCTTATTTCTAAGGTGTGGTCTATGGTTGTCGTCCAGTGATGGTCCTGATGGATTGATCCCAATGTTCAGAAATGTGGATATACCCATAACCCACTCACCAGTcatcaaaaaaccaaaaatagagaacactcataaaaaagaagaaaaaattatggtGGATATACCACAgtcttcctctttttcattttttccttgtgGTACAAAAGCGGTTTTATGATTTGGTATGATTTGATTTGGTACAAAAGTGGTTTAAGATTCGATTCTGAAATCATATAATTCagaagaactttttttttttttgttatgataaTAATCCAAAAGAACTTGATACTACTCGAATTaatttccttttgatttttatttagatgctacttgaattaatttccttttgattagtttctatacaaatttattttagggCAGTAACTACTTTAGTAAACTTTTGAATACtaatagtattttatttctGGCAATTcatcagttgtgtgatgaattGTTCCGCTTAATTTATAGTTACCTTAACCATGTAAGCAAGAAAGACAGATCTTGCTTGTCtactagacaaaaaaaaaagtctatctgatttttttttctgaattattCAAGTTAATTATGCGTAGTTAGTTGGAGATATTTTCATGTTACTTTCTAAACATTTACCTGTTCAAAGTACAAATGTGATAATTCAAATAGATTCTTTCTCAGTTAAAGTATGAACTATGAAGCACAAAGTGACTGTTAGGacttttattatgtatttaacatatatattttttagtaaattatattttccttGGATCGCCAAGAAATTTGGATAGTTTACAGCATCTTATatgtttaaactttattttgtcattaaatacaaaaacaaaagattaaACACAAGTTACTTACAACAGctccttcttttattttgaataaattatcattttagtccttaaatatataaacttgagataatttagtaaaaaaacaaaaaattataatttaatttctaaatatgtaaaatatataacaagTTTATAACATCATTTTATAAGTTATATTCTTTCTGATCAATTTAgccttaaattataaaatttagaaattaatttatcataaatttacacACAACATATAATTATCATACTTATTATACATTTAtgggttaaataaaaaattttattctttcaaaattaaattatcattaatttacatatttattcttctattttttttcccccAAAGGATTGTAGAATGGAGAgacatttatatttatagtatTATCGGGTACGTAGGACGCCTGCAAAGATCCATCAAAAGGATTTACTATACATGTAGCCTCAAGAGAATTCAAATCTATACCCATATAAAAAGTGAAATCGTACAAGATATGTAAATGCAACTAATCCAGGTACAATCATTCAAAGCTTGAATAAATGCAAATACTAAAGTCTTGAGATCCCAACTTACACTGACTCGTGATTTAAAGCAATTAATAGTATATTAGATAAGTGATGAATTCAGGTCCTATctgttttaaaaaactattttaaaataagtgatatatttgactttttaatgtaatattaatttattttttattaatatttttaataaatattgctttagtttttaaatctaatattaatattattttcttttatcaatttaataagattaattttttaaaattatcatttgattttatctatttattagttttaattaatctgtctaaaataaaataaaacgacacttattttgaaatgaaaaaaagtaatatagaatttatttaaaattaaatttaaattaaataaattttatcctcaaagtcaattttttaaagggaaaattaaatatgtaaacaTATAGTAAAAgcactattttaaatttttaactctAAATAATATTGCTTCATAGAATTTTCTTGGAAGTAAAACTCTTGGGTTTTTCCCCTTTAATCCGAAATTACTGGATAAATTAAGCCAATTTAAGGTCAAATGTCAACGAATAGTTccaaataagtaaatatattagtgttatgtaaaaaaaaattgaggttcTAGTCacgaaatttcaaataatttgtttttcttcaaacaaTATTTACATTGTTCCTTCGGAATTGTCATTGGAAAAAAGGGATAAGGTGAGAGTCGAGATGCATCCTCGAGACTAGAACACTAGTGTTGAATTATATTTGGCTTATATATATAGTGGTTTGAGCTGCATTCACATTCATTCTCCTGACTACTAGTAAAAATAAGATGTTTATTAAACTACTGCAACCTTCTGTTTCTTGGTCAAGACTATTAACAACTATCAAGAATGTTAAATTTGAGATTAAGTAGCAAGATTATGGCAGTATGTTTGTTCATTCATCTAAGCAATCATTCTTCAACCCCTATAACTTTGGTGACTGATGAGTAGGCATAactgttgaagggtgaaacatTTTTCATTGCAAAAGAGTAATGCAATTGTATATTGTTGTTGAATTTAAGGATGCATACAGCATTGTAGAGTGTCTTGCAATTTGTCCTTTTACATTCAGCAATTTGAGACTTGCATGCTGCACTCTGCACTCTGCACTCTGCAGCATTATGTGTAATTACTTATCAATATGCTCAAGAGTTGAGTTTACTGCAGACATCCAAGCCTTTGAACAGAGATGCTTGATTTTAGAAGCTGTGTGAGCGATACAAGAAATACCATAACATTAATAATGCTTTAAATGACCCGGGCATTGTTACATCATCTCATCGAGGGGATTGTGAATAAGATATTTTCAAAcacacttttttaaaataatttttttattgatcaaaatttactgaaaatgatgaaaatttgTGAATTTCAGTTCTCATATGAAAAAATCGTATACATTTAGAAAGTGATAGATAAAGACAAAATTTTACATGATGTATTCATGTCAAAATTCAGCATGTGAGTATCACTCCCGTGAACATACATTaggacaaaaattatttttctggtCGTATGTGtaattaaatacatttaatttcaGCATGAGAGTATCATTAGTTttgtaaaatgataattaatttataatttttttttattaaaacatcATATGAAGTGGAATGGAAACAGTATATTAACAACGAGTCGATGATAGGGtttgtgaaaaacaaaaaatgcatcTTAGAAGcgaatgaatttattttatcaaatatttactgGGTGATAGTTTTAGATAAGCAAAGGTTTCGTCTAATGTTTTGAATGCTCCAAACTGGTTTTGCAGTATCAGGCGACAATGGTGTCAATTAATTCTTTTTCCAACATTGACTCATTGTTCATCCCAATTCTCCTTTTTCCCTTCTAATGAATTAATGAAGTTTAGAATATCAatccattttatcaataattaatcttattaaaaaaatgaatatattaatgggatcttttcttttaataaattagattttagttttactaaaaacaacataatattAGTAAGACATGAGAACAAATAATCTTTTGCACACCCCTTTCTTTTAACTactgtaattattattatttttctgataGACTTTAAGGCGTTTTTTTACTGAAAGGCATTTTTATAAGTTTGAACTTTGGATCctttaaatcatttttgaaattaatcttcaaTTGGAGTCTTTATCACCTTAATTACAGTTAAAGTACATTACTATATCTCATCGATTGATTGCTGACCGTTCTCTATATCAAACCTTCCAATCATATGTCAATCAAGTCCTTATGCATCCTGGGTAACCGACCGATAAATCTTAGGTTGTCTTTAAACCGAGGTCCACACTTATTTAACCTGTTCTGGCCACAATGCTTGAggttgtgaaattgtgtactcCTTCGAGTGATATGCTAAAATGTACAAGAGCCAACCCTTTTTCATGCTTTAACCTCTTTATGCTACTGAAGCTAAGGGATTATGCATCTTTCAGTATCCTCCGGTCATCTTTGAACCGACATCTGCACATATATAACCTTTTTGTGCCACAATGTTTGAGTCAAAAAGGATTGTGTATCATTCAGTTCTTATTGAATTAATCTACAGACTTGTTGACTTGGATGTCTAACAATCCGACCCAAATGTCATATTGTTATATAACTGGCGTTATTTAAAGCTTATTGCTTATGTTAAGTTATTACATCATTCATCCCAAATTTCTACCTTTTTTtttggagggggggggggggggggggggataatATATAGTTCCTCAACAATTTATATTTGGTTGAATATTGTTGGTTGGAGATTTCATTCCTTCCTTCTCCTGAttacttataaaaataagatgTTTATTAAACTACAACAACCTTATCTTTCCATGTGGACACTATTAACAACAAT is a window from the Glycine max cultivar Williams 82 chromosome 2, Glycine_max_v4.0, whole genome shotgun sequence genome containing:
- the LOC100803772 gene encoding uncharacterized protein LOC100803772; protein product: MGCTSLLRSPKKEEQEVPDANSNQPYTYEDFNILDELEGVLSTKEEQDSSLPQQKSSSSEFHWDFMEWEEFQPPNIEEEGEDENEGKENRRSKCLFDEEEQEMKIENNNNIVGFWEMDDEKMVALNLNLNYQEVLDAWSDRGSLWADDCSLSFATNNAYYMGEVPVLEEERARREACVLRYKEKRQNRLFSKKIRYQVRKLNADKRPRIKGRFVKRL